Part of the Bos indicus isolate NIAB-ARS_2022 breed Sahiwal x Tharparkar chromosome 29, NIAB-ARS_B.indTharparkar_mat_pri_1.0, whole genome shotgun sequence genome is shown below.
TCTAGTACAGAAGAATAACCAGTAAATAACTCTCAATAATAAATACAGATTTGTAGGCATTAAATGTaacatgttgttgttgtctagttgtTGTGTCTGAGttgttgtcactcagttgtgtctgactctttgtaattcaatggactatagccctccaggcttctctgtccttgggatttcccaggcaagaatactgaactgggttgccatttccttctcctggggatcttcccgacccagtgatcgaacccgtgtctcctgcattggtaggttaATTCTTTACcagataaaaaatgtattttggggCACATAGAAAATGGTTTTATTAACTGGGGCTTCCACTATTTAAGTTCTTAACTTAAGGATATTGACTCTTAGTTCACAGGATAAAggggataaagagaaaaaagctaAAGGAATTTAATGAGTCAAAAATGACAGTGCACCATGcttttttgttaaataattaaACCATGTGACAGCTATTAGGACCTTAAAAAAAGGTCCTAATGTATGTCAGATGACATACATCTTTAAATAACAAATTGACTTGAATATATTTAGAGACAATGGAAAATACTGTTAATTGATAAATAATACTGATAATTTAGAAAGctaatagcaaataaaataattaaaatctctatttttacTGTATGTGTTAATGTATATAGAAAGGAGCAATAAGAAGATGtgctaaggaaaagaaaatttaaaactctggtcatcatttagaaatgaaaatatcagTCAAATGAAAGATATAACAGGGACAAACTCAATAGGTTAAAACAAAATGACATTTGCTTACAAAGAGCAAGTAACTGCACTAAACTCCCTGTGGGAATCTTTTAACTTAATTTTCACATAAAATGcatattggtgtttttgtttttaagagtgtTGGAGAGTAGATGTAATAAACACAAGATCACATGGGGAGTGAATCTTCTGTTAATTATAGAAAGTATACACCATTATTACTTATTTCAAGTGAGATAAAAATCTTATGCTAATTTAAATGAGTATGAATAACATACACATATAGAatatgggaagaaagaaaaggtcctcagaaataaaaatagcaatgttCATtctgactgatttttaaaatccataaatGGTGTTTTCTCTTCAAAAGTGAGGAAGTGTTTGAATTCTAAGGGTTGTGAAGTttatatttccttctctggttcaACGAGAATCATCGTTTGTCCCCAAGTAGCAGGAGAGACACAAGAGATTTCTGCTTTATGTATGTCGTCTGATGAGGGATCAAATAATGAGCTCCACAGAATCCGTCCCTCCCCCTCATAAAATACACTCACATGACCACGTCTTCTTACACATATACactcattttcttgtttttaaacttaGAACCTTGGAGAGGACAATGGACCCTGGAAATCACTCCTCAGTGACTGAGTTCATTCTTGCTGGGCTCACAGAACAACCACGACTCCAGCTgccccttttcctcttcttcctagGAATCTATGTGGTCACTGTGGTGGGGAACCTGGGCATGATCACACTGATAGGGCTCAGTTCTcacctgcacacccccatgtactattTCCTCATCaatttgtcctttattgatcTCTGTCATTCCACTGTCATTACCCCCAAAATGCTGATGAACTTTGTGACAGAGAAGAACATCATCTCCTACCCTGAATGCATGACACAGCTCTATTTCTTCCTCACTTTTGCTATTGCAGAGTGTCACATGTTGGCTGTAATGGCATATGACCGCTATGTTGCCATCTGCAACCCCTTGCTTTACAACATCACCATGTCTTATCACATCTGCCTCTTCCTCACAATGGGAGTTTATATTTTAGGAATCATTGGATCCACAGTTCACACAGGATTTTTGTTGAGACTCCTTTTCTGCAAAAACAAGGTGGTTAACCATTATTTCTGTGATCTCTTCCCACTTTTGGAGCTCTCCTGCTCCAGCATCTATGTCAATGAATTATTGGTTATATTCTTGAGTGCATTTAACATCCTGACTCCTGCCTTAGCTATTCTCACTTCATATGTCTTCATCATCTCCAGCATCCTGCATATTCGTtccactgagggcaggtccaaaGCCTTCAGCACCTGCAGTTCCCACATCTCAGCTGTTGCTGTTTTCTATGGATCTGCAGCATTCATGTACCTGCAGCCTTCATCTGTGAGCTCCATGGACCAAGGGAAAGTGTCCTCTGTGTTTTACAGTATCATCGTGCCCATGCTAAACCCTCTGATCTATAGTCTACGAAATAGGGATGTCAAATTCGCCCTGAAAAAAATTGTAGACAGTGGAAAGTGTATATGAATAGAAACAATATGATGATGTCATATCAGTCATTTGATTCACTAAGATATATTATGTATTAAGC
Proteins encoded:
- the LOC109554052 gene encoding putative olfactory receptor 8G2, coding for MDPGNHSSVTEFILAGLTEQPRLQLPLFLFFLGIYVVTVVGNLGMITLIGLSSHLHTPMYYFLINLSFIDLCHSTVITPKMLMNFVTEKNIISYPECMTQLYFFLTFAIAECHMLAVMAYDRYVAICNPLLYNITMSYHICLFLTMGVYILGIIGSTVHTGFLLRLLFCKNKVVNHYFCDLFPLLELSCSSIYVNELLVIFLSAFNILTPALAILTSYVFIISSILHIRSTEGRSKAFSTCSSHISAVAVFYGSAAFMYLQPSSVSSMDQGKVSSVFYSIIVPMLNPLIYSLRNRDVKFALKKIVDSGKCI